One Coffea arabica cultivar ET-39 chromosome 5e, Coffea Arabica ET-39 HiFi, whole genome shotgun sequence DNA segment encodes these proteins:
- the LOC140006893 gene encoding uncharacterized protein: protein MANADNLQTITSISFLPKKVVSKVLARVTVSSSIDLFRAKVDYFIGKNLESALECLEEATKSGHDEAAYALGIIFLFGGDNLKWKGMTLLSAMKKSRIQKRRVKHCRDNLPRILKMIWVKNSLVLSQRSICCAMQHNRKRGWLMDEIDEEETTCEGCACAEEIAPICDALAQFHL, encoded by the exons ATGGCCAATGCAGATAATTTGCAGACAATAACCTCCATCTCCTTCCTTCCCAAAAAGGTGGTATCAAAGGTTCTTGCACGTGTCACAGTTTCTTCATCCATTGATCTTTTCCGGGCAAAA GTTGATTATTTTATAGGTAAGAATTTGGAATCAGCATTGGAATGCCTAGAAGAAGCTACGAAATCAGGCCATGACGAAGCTGCCTATGCCTTGGGAATAATTTTCCTCTTTGGTGGGGACAATCTAAAGTGGAAAGGTATGACTCTGCTTAGCGCCATGAAGAAATCAAGGATTCAGAAACGGAGAGTGAAACATTGCCGTGACAATTTGCCAAGGATTCTAAAGATGATTTGGGTAAAAAATTCTTTGGTTCTAAGCCAAAGGTCCATTTGTTGTGCCATGCAACATAACAGAAAAAGAGGTTGGCttatggatgaaattgatgaagagGAGACTACATGTGAAGGCTGCGCTTGTGCTGAAGAAATTGCACCAATTTGTGATGCCTTAGCTCAATTTCATCTCTAA